The region TTAAACACTTATGATCAAGATTTTAACCATTTAGAGCGTCTCTACGCCACAGTTGGTACGCATCCGACGCGCTGTGATGAATTCCTGCCGGACCCGGAGGGCTACTACGACCAGCTCCGCTCAAAGATTGAGTCAAATCCGAGTAAGGTGCTTGCCATTGGGGAATGCGGCCTGGACTACGATCGCCTGAAATTCTGTGGCCAGGAGACGCAACGGTTGTACTTTGAGAAACAGCTGAGCTTGGCGGCCGAGTTCAGGCTGCCGCTCTTCCTGCACATGCGAAATGCTCACTCGGACTTCATGGCAATCTTGGGACGGAATCGTGACAAACTCAAGGAGTGTGGAGGCGGAGTCGTTCATAGCTTTACAGGCACTCTGGAGGAGGCACACAGCATTCTGGCATTCGGTGGCCTCTACATTGGGGTCAATGGCTGCTCCCTGAAGACTGAGGAAAACGCCGAAGTGGTTCGGCAGCTGCCAAATGATCGCATAATGCTGGAAACAGACTGTCCCTGGTGTGGAATACGGTCATCGCATGTGGGCCATAAGCACGTGAGCACAAAGTTTCCCACCGtcaagaagaaggagaaatgGACAGCCGAATCTCTGATAGACGGACGCTGTGAGCCCTGCCAGATCAGGTGAGTACGAAATACGTCATAGTGCAAGCTCCAATCTACAACTATTTTTCATTTCAGCCAAGTTCTCGAGGCCATTGCGGGCATTAAGCAGGAGCCCAAGGAGAAGCTGGCCGAGATCTACTATCAAAACACTTTGGATGTGTTCTTCAGCAGAACAGGGAAAACCAGAACCGAATAAAACCAATTGCCGTTACATTCAATGcgtttacatatattttattattgtttgtcATGTCTAGATGCAAATGAATTGAAAAATACGCTTTACAACTTGGATTTGGGTTTTACTCTTAAtgcttttgttgtaattttcaGTTGATACAGGGAAAACACGTTACTTGTAAGATTCACATTTAGAATTGTAAATAATTGTTGCTCATTGCTATGTTAATTAACTGTGGTGATTATGCATTTATATGtggtgtatatgtatatgtatgtagaatcgatcgccaaaaaatatatatgcacGTACTCGTATGGATTCCTCATGGTTGCCTCAAATTTGTATATGCTCTCTAGAGTCTAGACTAATGGAGTTAGTTAGCTTAGTTATTGCCACATTTTTGGTTACGAGTTTGCCAATAGTCCACAGATCATTGGTGAAGCCTTAAAAAGcgtatatacaaaatattttgtaaatatttaaaaagtCTACTAGCtagcatatgtatgtagaacgCTTTTAGGCTTAAAAAAGTTTCGTAGTCAAGGGTAGATGTATTTAGTTACGAGTATATCTTGGGTTAAGCAGTACATGTTCATTAAAACCGAAATATATATAAGTTGGGTTTAAAACTGCCGATTTTGTTCTATGTTTTGTGAACTGATATGAACGgaaatgatatatgtatgtatattacaGTAAGAATCTGGCCTCTAGTCTACGCGGCTATGCATTTAAAATGACAGTACAAGATTCAGTCCAATGGAAATGTTATGTAGCGTATTGCTATCTTTGATATGAACACGTTCATATGTGTAGCGCTACGCTAGTGCGAAAGTCGGGGTACGATTAGTCTCGTCTCTGAAATTCCCCTCTCCGCTTGGCAGTAATTGGCTTTTATGTGAGAAGTGTACCCAATTTCTTACgagtatacgagtatgcattCCTTGAGGAATCGCAGTAAAGTTGCAGTGGGATTTCAAGTACATATCAATATTGCATTGTGTTTAACATCTAGGACAATTCTACcgaatatattgtatatatgtttgtataaACTTTTGTTAAATATGCTCAGACCTATCCCAATTGACAAGCAGTTCGACAAGCCATTGCAGTTGGAAACAAATAAGGTTAAGGGATAACTcaaaacaaacacaataaacatatgtatataagatATATTCCATTTATTAGGCGTCAGATTAGTTTCAATTGGTTTTTCAAATCATTttcagatatatgtatgtacataaagaAAGGAAATTATGATaaatacataaacataatataatatttaaaggTAAATTCGAGATTGAATTATAAATAAACACGAATGGGCTAACCAACTGTCTTCCATGTTCTTTGTCGTATTCACTTAACGAAAGAATAAATCCTTTTTGGATGCTTTTTGGGAGACGGGAAATCGGGAGAGTTGTTGATTAGTGCGAGTGTGGCCTAACACGCTCGTTAAATATcattatatattgtatatagtGTACCATAATCATATGTGTTTGTTTAGGTTGCATGTTGTATGTACGAGTTTTCAGTTTCAAACCAAACTCTGCAATAGCCTGCAATCGAGCAGGCCTCGGGGCCTCTTGATTATTTCATATgttaataatagtaataaataatattcttTTGCTTAGGTCTATGCGTTAATTTAGTGTATTTTAGGAGCGCTGCGATCGTTGATCTTCTGGTTACGTTTCAAGGGGGCTCCGCGTTTTATCTGATCCATCAACGACTCGTGACAGATGCGAGGGTCCGGCTGAAAGGTCCATCAAAGATAGGATTAGAATGCTATTGACCTCAAAGCTTAGATTAAATAGCAGGGTTAATTGGTAGAACTAGGCACTGAGTGGATTAGCTGCCAGCTGGCTTAGTAGACTTCAATAAACGAGCGAACGAGAAGAAAAACGAGGATCGAACTAAATACCTTAGCACTGCTCATCACAgtggccagtgccagtgccaatggctgtggttgtggttgcGGTTGTGCTGGTCGTGGTAGTGGTGTTGGGATAGGTGGGAGGTCTACGATATTGAGCACTGGGGCGCGATAGATTTTGTGGATTCTGATACATCTAACATTTGGCACCGGCATAAAGCATAGTGAATGTTGGCTATATGTTGGAGTGGATATGCTTTGGTTGTGAACTACTTACCAGGGCCTTGCTATTGATGAGATTTCGCACGGCAAATGCGCGGCCGGACATGCCCTGCTTGGCCAGTTTCGCGTTGAGATTCTCGAGGAACTCGGCCTTGGTCTTGGCCCGAATGCTGCCAGTCTTTTCGATATTTGTGCTTGTGGCGTAGTCTATGAATATGCGTTGcggttgttgtagttgttgtggcaaaaaaaagaaaatcgtAAGCAAAGATGATCGATCAGTGAGTGGGCCGGATGGGTTCGAGGAGTGTGGAAAAAGTGGTTAGGATTTAAGATTTAAGAGTTAAATTTAAAATGGTGAatccaaaatgcaaaataaaactCATAAATTGCTGTTCAACATTCTGCCTGAAAGTGCTGGTTGACAAAGTTATGATTGATGATTAGGAAAGTTGATATGAAAGTTGCTTTCTGAGCGAGAGACTGAGGGAATCTCCCCATCTCCCTGCAATCTACTGTTTGTCCAACATTTTCCGAGGCGCACTTGACACAAACGCAATCAGGTTAATGGGCAACACTTTCCCataacccaaaacccaaactcaaactcaaacgcaaagaaaccaaaataatgcaaaataGAGGCAGCATGCGCTAAAAGTACGAGTAACTtagaaataaaaaacattttcgcaaacaaaatataatttttccaATGCCATGTAGGAGAGGAGCGAAATCAGCAAACATAACACAAATATATAGAGCAGCGCTCATTCATTGAAATCaagtcaaatcaaatcaaatcaatggAACTCCGGCTCGCGTTCTTACTTGGATGATGTGCCTGGGCATGGGACatgtgggcgtgggcatggACATTGGCATGGGCGTTCGCATTCgcgtggccatggccatgggcaTTATTGTGGTTGTAGTAAGCAGCGCCGCCATTGCTGTTGCCCCCAGCAACCTCGCGATAAtaatgctgttgctgttgatgctgctgctgttgtggatGATGtatttgctgctggtgctgctgctgatggtggtgATTGCCACGCGCCGTTGTAGCATAAATACTAGCCGAGGATACAGACCCAGATCCAGTTACGGGCGAGCCGCAAGTGGGCGAGGCTGAGGGCGAATGGAACTTGACGGCCGTCGTTTGTATGAATGGATTCGTTGACACGAATATCTTTTGCTGTACACTCGAGTGCCGCGACGGTATGGGTGgctggcgctgctgttgctgctgctgctgttccgcCAAATGTTGCTGTTGAGCTGCTCTCagtttctgctgttgctgcatctgctgctggggaAGAGGCAACTGTGGACGCTGATTTACatggccattgccattgcccatGCCTGCCGGCTGTTGGtattgctgatgctgctgctgctgctgctgctgtaaacgttgctgctgctgcatcatgTTTTTTGGGAGCGTAGCCGTGGCCGAACCTGCTGCATAGGCACTCAACTGAGAGGCCGCACTCTGGCCAGCATGGGGGCGTGCCATCTTCTTGGGCATCGTGGCCGATGCTCCGGCATTGTAAatgggtggcggtggcggatCCTCCAGTGGAGGCGGGCACGTgtaatgctgctgctgcagatgttggtactgctgctgctgctgctgagcctGTCGCATGCTCAAGATTGGGGCAGCTGCTGAATTTTTGTTAAACGAACTTGAATAGTTGCCAAAATCTTTACTGCTAGCTGCGGCTGCCATCGGCGCTTGAGGCGGCTGATAGTGCGAACTGTTGGCGGAGTTGGCCGacgccactgccgccgctgatgctgatgctgatggggAGGCGGATGAGGAGTTTGAGAATGAACTGACTTTGGAGAGCAACGATGATGTGGATGAAGACAGAGGAAAGTGTGGCAGTGCATTGAATGAGGTGGCCGGTGTTAGAATGGATGCTGCCTGAATGCTGCTGGCCAATGCGGCCGCTGTTGATGGAGTTGATGACGAGGTGCCGAAACTAGCGTAAATtctatgctgctgctgttgttgcagtggCTGTTGGTGCTCAGATTTACCGTCAtagtgttgctgctgttgcggctggGACATGGACAGGCCGCTCCGCGTGTAGATCGACTCGCCTCCAAGTTGGTGCTGGTTGCCGTAGATGCCGTCGGAAGcatgctgctgttgatgatgctgctgctgctgcttgctgttgAGTCGTGCATTCAGCTGTGCAATAAGATTCGGATTCGCCTTGGGCTGTGTCGGTGGCAGTGGGTGcgcatgcccatgcccatgcccattgGGACTTGGGCTGCTGGTGCGGAAGCTGGACATGCTGTTGACCAGCTTGGGTTGGGCATAGATGCCCccaccgcctcctccgcctGCGGCCGGTGACGAGGTGCGGAACGTCTGTGCATATGCGTTATAtgttcggtgttcggtgttcgTGTGTGGCATGAGAAGAAAAAAGAGTaaaacaaaaggcacaaatTAAAAGTTAGCCAAAAGCACAGCGAAAGCTAAGTGATAGATGAGTACGCTAATCTATATCGCATTACAACTAAGCTGGATGGGGCAGAGGGACTAGCACTAGCTCTAGCACTAGCTCTAGATATGCAAGTATGAATGTTAGATTAGTCGAGCATTCTCCAGGATGTGTCGCTGCGGCCTTTGTTGGTTAGTCGTTGGTTAGTAGACATCGACACGCCCATCGAATCGCCTCCGACTCTTTGGGTCACTTACGGCATCCGCTGTAggcggtggtgctggtggggCGTGGTAGACAGGTGGCGTTGGCGGCTTTTGTGCcacatgttgctgctgctgttgctgctgtggatAGCATTGCTGTGGATGatattgctgctgttgctgttgatgatTAAAGCGTTGCTGGTTGGGCGGTGGCAGGGGTGGTGGCATCTGCTGgcccggctgctgctgttggccattGGCCAAGGCATGAGCATAGGCCTGCAGATCCATATAGGAGTCATAGTAGGCCTCATAGCTCGGGTCGTCGTTCATGGGGGAGTTGTGCACTGACttttgtacgagtacgagaggtgtgtggggtgtggttcgacagggcagggcaaatgcaaattgaaatgaaaagaaattatAAGTTAAGCAAGTCGATCTCTAAGAGCGTCGGTTCCAGGCTCGGAAGACTCGTGCACACACCTGCAGTGGGGGTtgatattgttgttgctgtggttgttgctgatgttgttgctgctgctgctgctgtataCGTCTTAGCGTGCCAGGCGATGCCGGCTGATGCCGCATGGCTGCCAGGGCTCGCACCGTCTCCGACACCTTAAGAGCGGAGCTCGGCATGGCCACTGGAGGACCGCTGGACATGGACTCCAGCATAAAGGCTGGCGGCGGTGGTAGATGCTCGCTGGAGCTGCTTAGCGGCGTGTTatgttgcagctgcagatgcgacgcgtgctgttgttgcataattaaatcataaataaaataataaaagcaaaaaaaacaagaaacaactCTCGTGTGTAGAGTGTCTAGAAAGTTTCTAGGCTTAAACGGCTAACTTGGCCCGAACTTAGTCTAACTTAATTAATTTGAGAGCCATTAATCTAAGCGCCGGTCGGAGCCCGGTCGGTAAGCACACTTACCCCCACCGAAGCATTGGGACTGGGTGTCACCGAGGAGCTGCGTCGCACTGGCGGCGGTGGCTTGGCCTGATTGATGGACGAACGACGTGCGATCCGCGTTGAGCCACCTGCTCCTCCTaatgctcctcctgctcctcctgtggATGGTTAAAGAGTTCCATTAGCTATAGAATCGCATCACTTCGGAAATATTCATTAGCTTCTTGCTGTTAATTACAGTTACAGGTATTATTATATGTACAGTAATCGATTTATACACTTGGCACACACAACACAGGACACCATCTAATACGAGAGAGCACCAGTGAAAGCGCTGcggatcgatcgatcgatcgatccaCATCTGTGTAGGATGAAAGAGACCCAaatacgagagagagagcgagaaagagattGATCTGATGATCCCCAAAGCGCTTAAAGCCGCGGTAAGATGCACCATGAAGCCATTCATGAGCCATTCCATGTTTGAGGCTAGTTCTATCTGTCAGACAGAGACAATGCCTGATTATCTGATTAATGTTCAAGCAGTTGGCAGTTAGTGGCGGAGTAGCGTGCAGTTTACTTGGAGGTTATTTGAGCTGTGTGCAGGTGGAGTGATGATATGATCGGTGTACGGTAAGCCAATTCCATTTACGAACAGGGTTAGGGCACACAAAATCGTGGCCAAATGAAtaaagcaaatcaaataaagttaggagagagagagcccaaGAAACAACAATTAGAACCCAAAGCCAGAGTAAGAAGCAATTGAAGAACCAAGTTTTGCTTGGAAGAAACGCAGAAAATCAATAACCAAATAGattaaatcaaaatcaaaataaaaaatcaaaaatcaaatcgaaaCGAACCCGACAACGAGGCCGGCCTGGGCGTAATGCCTGGCTTGAgactggcattggcattggcattggcagtggaattcgtattcgtattggCTTGATGGTTGGCTTGGGGGTTGGCGGCATTCGAGGAGCACACATATGGATGGGCGGGTGGTGGCGCTGATGGTGGTGGTCTGcagggggcagtggcagtggcaacggGCAACGGAGCAAGAGCGTTTGTCGATGTGGAGTTTGtggatgcagatgcagatgatggtaatgatgacgatgacgatgacgatgatgatgatggctgtGGCAGACCGCCGCGAGGTGACAATGATGATAATGCTGGGTTAGCTATTGTTGCAGATGGAGGAGATGCTGATGTTTTTGATGTTGCTGTCGCAGCTGCTTGGGGCGTCTGGTATTGCTTATGATtggatgttgctgttgtctgaTTTTGGCTTGGCATTCTATGATTTTGGttgtgtttttggttttggtatGGATGCGGGCTTAAGATTGGATCTGATGCGGATGCAATAAcaacggctgctgctgggccatTAGTGACATTACAGTTTCTGGTTTGGTGCGACTGTGGtgagtgttgttgttgctgctgctgatgttgcagtggctgctgtggcgtttgttgctgcttctgctgttgctgttgctgctgctgtaattGCTGTTGAaccttctgcttctgcctgcGTATTTTGGCATCTAAGTCGGCCTTAAAGTCTGACTTTCGGGGTATCAATGGCTTGTCGGCCACACTGGGAGGCTGATTCgaacccgtacccgtacccgtacccgaaCCCGACCCCGTACCTGTACCTGTACCATTGAAAAGGCTCAGGGAGAGGCTGGTGGGCTTTGGGGGCAGCTGTCGCCGCATCACAGGAGGCTCTACTGGGAGGCTACCGTTATCACTGACTGTCCCTTgtgccggctgctgctgctggggcggcTGATCGACGTGGTTTGCTTTACCTCTTTGCGGACTGCCGCGtccgagcagctgcagctgctgctcgctgGAGGCGCGAAACGAGGAGAGTCGCTGCTTGGCGGGCGCCAcagttgctgttgccggcGGGGGCGCCTTGCCACTGCCCGAGTCCGGCGAGTCCGGGGATCCGACTAGATTCGagggcagctgctgcagctcgcGCATCTcgtggagctgcagctgcgacTGCACCTGGGGGTCCTTGGTGCGCAGCAGGACTATCTCCGAGTTCTGCTTGACGAACTCAATGTCCGGGGTGTTGGGGATCTGGTGGTCGTAGATCACCACGAcggcgctgccgctgtcgctgcaggTGTCCACGTAGGCGTGCCGCGGCTGCCCCGACAGGCAGATGCTGTCGGAGGCGGCCAGCGAGATGCTGTCcgcggacacggacacggaggCGGGCGCATATAGGGAGCGCCCCTCGCTGCCCGACCCCCCGTTGTAGGGGTCGTCGCGGCTCGCACTCGCCACAAAGTGGGCGAACGTGGGGTTCTCGTAGCCGCCCGCTGTCAGGCCGCCGGTCAGCGAACTCGTCTCGCTCACATAGCAGCGACTCAGCTCCGAATCGCTGGCGCCCAGAAGCTCTCGTTCTCGCCGCCTGGCCTCCGCCAGCGTGGGGTCCATCAGGTGGCCCCCCTCTTCTCCGGCCAGCTCCTCGGAGGTGGTGTCCGACATGTCCGTGCCGCAGCCGCTGGAGTTGGTCTGGTTGCTGATGCCGCACAAATCGAtgttggtggtgctggcgGTGCTGCCGATGCAGGCGGCGGGCAGGTTGTTgttctcgctgctgctgctactcgtTGTcaggttgttgttgctgctgttgctgttgctgttctgcTTGCCCTTGCCCTCATCAATCTCACGTTGAAACGAGTCTAGTTCGccaattaaattatttaatgcTTTGATTGAGTCTTCGAAAGATTTGtctatatattatattattttgtattcatttgttggttggttgttgttggtttttggtggtggtgttCGTTGGTGGTTTCATTTGTTGGTTGAATATTGTTTGTGGTGCATTATGTGGTTCATTTACAGatgatgattttttgttttcgtttcggaTATGGTGGATAATatgaagagaagagagagagagggagagagagagagagagagggtgtgGACGGGAGGGaaaaacatagaaataaagaaaaaaaggttgggttaaaaaaatattcacgGTTCGATGTGGCTTCTATAGTAATAATCTTAACGGGGAGatcaacaaaaagaacaaattgCCAGGACTACATATCGGATAGGAAGAGGAGGGGGTCAGGATCGAGTGAGGATACGGGGTACACCGGAGTGCTCTGAAGTGCTGGGTGGAGATGACCAGTGATTCTACTTACCCATTTCCTGCTGCTCGGCCTCGGACCGCTTCGGTCCCCCTGCACTGGGGGCGGCTGCTGCAGGGGATGGACCCGTGGCCGGAACAGGAGGCGACACACTAccggccgctgctgctacgGCTGCCGCCTGCTTCTCGAACATGGAGGCCTTCTGCAGGACGGAGGCACGCGACCGTTCGTCCGTGTCCTCGGCACTGGCCGGCGGCTGCGATCCCGCCTGCTCGCTGATCTTgagcacctgcacctgcacctcgctcgtcggcggcgtggGCGAGCTGACCTGGTAGACGAATCCCAGTCCGGCGCCGGTACCCGTGCCCGTGCTGATGCTGCTTCCACTGGGCGTACCTGCGGCAGTGGACGTGGGTGAGTTGGTTAACAGGGGCGAGTAATGGTTCTGGGGCGTGGAGCTGCCACTGGACGGCGAGGTGGTGTTcgtgttggtgctggtgctgtggGTGTGCTGGCCCACGAGGGAGCCGCAAGCGACCGTCGAGTCGATCGATGGATGCGAGTGCAGCGACGAGGCCGTCGAGGATATGGAATGGGAGCGTGTGGCATGGTGCTGGGCAGCGTGAGgcgcttgctgctgctgctgctgctgtagaaGCTGATGGGAGCCCGAGGAGTCGTTGGAATGCTGCGAGCAGATCGAATCAATGgagctctgctgctgcagaggcgGTGGCGtgggcttctgctgctgctgctgctgctgctgctgttgctgctgctgctggtggttaGTGAGCTTCAAGGACGCCATGTTGGCCAGTTCGGACATGTTAACGTATGTGGGCggactctgctgctgctggagctgctgctgctgctgtgcatGATGTGCTGCGGACAGCtctgttggtggtggtggtggttgtgtTTACGGTTACGTTGGCGGTGGATGTTGCAGATGAAGTTAGCAAGGACATGCGTGGTGGGAGGAGTGGGGAGAGAGTGTCACAACACGGTTTTATTAGTAAGAATCTTGGGATTATGGCCATTGGCAAGCGTGcaactaacacacacacaaacagcgacagggagagagagagactgggactgggactggtactGGTAACAGGATCCCTTACCTTTCGTGATATGAGCCGGTATCGGTGAGGGGCACTGACGCTGCAGCAGGCCGCCGCTTCCACTGCCCTGACGGTGGTTGCTCTGCGCCGACAGCGGACGCTCCAGCGACGAGCAGCGCTGCAAGGGGGAGGACGGGGAAACGGTTAGTTTTCGCCCAGAGCCATAGCTGTCGCTTAGGACATTCGATGGTTTATTCCAAAATGAAGCGACACGGGAGTCTGGGTTCTGAGTATTCTGGCTAGGGGGTGCGGGGAGGCGCATGCAAAT is a window of Drosophila pseudoobscura strain MV-25-SWS-2005 chromosome 3, UCI_Dpse_MV25, whole genome shotgun sequence DNA encoding:
- the mim gene encoding serine-rich adhesin for platelets isoform X15, encoding MDLSLERDSSALGSLFQQIINDMKNTSPLWDDFVAKASKLHTCLRAAIQAIAAYLDAFQKIADAATNSRGASKEIGTALTRVCLRHKAVETRLKTFTSAIMDCLVQPLQDKIEDWKRTVATIDKDHAKEYKRCRSELKKRSSDTLRLQKKARKGQTDGLQSLMDSHMQDVTLRRAELEEVEKRSLRAAMVEERLRYCSFVHMLQPVVHEECEVMSELGHLQEAMQSIALVTKEPSVLPQASEELIHDAKASINLYPESPGGGSGSQGGGCSNSLGSRKSSVCSISSMNSSGSSNSPGHHHYPRSLSQFVTPAIRLKPGESSDSGFCSSPALTTQVSNATNQTANVSTWPPHSQDVVDTLPPTADRPHTISTAYEKGHQRPPLTVYTFQNPETIHESGSGNGINNGSVAPSNGQPSSGQTTPATQKSPAASLSRPPLPVRCSSLERPLSAQSNHRQGSGSGGLLQRQCPSPIPAHITKGTPSGSSISTGTGTGAGLGFVYQVSSPTPPTSEVQVQVLKISEQAGSQPPASAEDTDERSRASVLQKASMFEKQAAAVAAAAGSVSPPVPATGPSPAAAAPSAGGPKRSEAEQQEMDKSFEDSIKALNNLIGELDSFQREIDEGKGKQNSNSNSSNNNLTTSSSSSENNNLPAACIGSTASTTNIDLCGISNQTNSSGCGTDMSDTTSEELAGEEGGHLMDPTLAEARRRERELLGASDSELSRCYVSETSSLTGGLTAGGYENPTFAHFVASASRDDPYNGGSGSEGRSLYAPASVSVSADSISLAASDSICLSGQPRHAYVDTCSDSGSAVVVIYDHQIPNTPDIEFVKQNSEIVLLRTKDPQVQSQLQLHEMRELQQLPSNLVGSPDSPDSGSGKAPPPATATVAPAKQRLSSFRASSEQQLQLLGRGSPQRGKANHVDQPPQQQQPAQGTVSDNGSLPVEPPVMRRQLPPKPTSLSLSLFNGTGTGTGSGSGTGTGTGSNQPPSVADKPLIPRKSDFKADLDAKIRRQKQKVQQQLQQQQQQQQKQQQTPQQPLQHQQQQQQHSPQSHQTRNCNVTNGPAAAVVIASASDPILSPHPYQNQKHNQNHRMPSQNQTTATSNHKQYQTPQAAATATSKTSASPPSATIANPALSSLSPRGGLPQPSSSSSSSSSSLPSSASASTNSTSTNALAPLPVATATAPCRPPPSAPPPAHPYVCSSNAANPQANHQANTNTNSTANANANASLKPGITPRPASLSGGAGGALGGAGGSTRIARRSSINQAKPPPPVRRSSSVTPSPNASVGHASHLQLQHNTPLSSSSEHLPPPPAFMLESMSSGPPVAMPSSALKVSETVRALAAMRHQPASPGTLRRIQQQQQQQHQQQPQQQQYQPPLQSVHNSPMNDDPSYEAYYDSYMDLQAYAHALANGQQQQPGQQMPPPLPPPNQQRFNHQQQQQQYHPQQCYPQQQQQQQHVAQKPPTPPVYHAPPAPPPTADATFRTSSPAAGGGGGGGIYAQPKLVNSMSSFRTSSPSPNGHGHGHAHPLPPTQPKANPNLIAQLNARLNSKQQQQHHQQQHASDGIYGNQHQLGGESIYTRSGLSMSQPQQQQHYDAAAPILSMRQAQQQQQQYQHLQQQHYTCPPPLEDPPPPPIYNAGASATMPKKMARPHAGQSAASQLSAYAAGSATATLPKNMMQQQQRLQQQQQQQHQQYQQPAGMGNGNGHVNQRPQLPLPQQQMQQQQKLRAAQQQHLAEQQQQQQQRQPPIPSRHSSVQQKIFVSTNPFIQTTAVKFHSPSASPTCGSPVTGSGSVSSASIYATTARGNHHHQQQHQQQIHHPQQQQHQQQQHYYREVAGGNSNGGAAYYNHNNAHGHGHANANAHANVHAHAHMSHAQAHHPNYATSTNIEKTGSIRAKTKAEFLENLNAKLAKQGMSGRAFAVRNLINSKALMYQNPQNLSRPSAQYRRPPTYPNTTTTTSTTATTTTAIGTGTGHCDEQC
- the mim gene encoding serine-rich adhesin for platelets isoform X19, giving the protein MDLSLERDSSALGSLFQQIINDMKNTSPLWDDFVAKASKLHTCLRAAIQAIAAYLDAFQKIADAATNSRGASKEIGTALTRVCLRHKAVETRLKTFTSAIMDCLVQPLQDKIEDWKRTVATIDKDHAKEYKRCRSELKKRSSDTLRLQKKARKGQTDGLQSLMDSHMQDVTLRRAELEEVEKRSLRAAMVEERLRYCSFVHMLQPVVHEECEVMSELGHLQEAMQSIALVTKEPSVLPQASEELIHDAKASINLYPESPGGGSGSQGGGCSNSLGSRKSSVCSISSMNSSGSSNSPGHHHYPRSLSQFVTPAIRLKPGESSDSGFCSSPALTTQVSNATNQTANVSTWPPHSQDVVDTLPPTADRPHTISTAYEKGHQRPPLTVYTFQNPETIHESGSGNGINNGSVAPSNGQPSSGQTTPATQKSPAASLSRPPLPVRCSSLERPLSAQSNHRQGSGSGGLLQRQCPSPIPAHITKDKSFEDSIKALNNLIGELDSFQREIDEGKGKQNSNSNSSNNNLTTSSSSSENNNLPAACIGSTASTTNIDLCGISNQTNSSGCGTDMSDTTSEELAGEEGGHLMDPTLAEARRRERELLGASDSELSRCYVSETSSLTGGLTAGGYENPTFAHFVASASRDDPYNGGSGSEGRSLYAPASVSVSADSISLAASDSICLSGQPRHAYVDTCSDSGSAVVVIYDHQIPNTPDIEFVKQNSEIVLLRTKDPQVQSQLQLHEMRELQQLPSNLVGSPDSPDSGSGKAPPPATATVAPAKQRLSSFRASSEQQLQLLGRGSPQRGKANHVDQPPQQQQPAQGTVSDNGSLPVEPPVMRRQLPPKPTSLSLSLFNGTGTGTGSGSGTGTGTGSNQPPSVADKPLIPRKSDFKADLDAKIRRQKQKVQQQLQQQQQQQQKQQQTPQQPLQHQQQQQQHSPQSHQTRNCNVTNGPAAAVVIASASDPILSPHPYQNQKHNQNHRMPSQNQTTATSNHKQYQTPQAAATATSKTSASPPSATIANPALSSLSPRGGLPQPSSSSSSSSSSLPSSASASTNSTSTNALAPLPVATATAPCRPPPSAPPPAHPYVCSSNAANPQANHQANTNTNSTANANANASLKPGITPRPASLSGGAGGALGGAGGSTRIARRSSINQAKPPPPVRRSSSVTPSPNASVGHASHLQLQHNTPLSSSSEHLPPPPAFMLESMSSGPPVAMPSSALKVSETVRALAAMRHQPASPGTLRRIQQQQQQQHQQQPQQQQYQPPLQSVHNSPMNDDPSYEAYYDSYMDLQAYAHALANGQQQQPGQQMPPPLPPPNQQRFNHQQQQQQYHPQQCYPQQQQQQQHVAQKPPTPPVYHAPPAPPPTADATFRTSSPAAGGGGGGGIYAQPKLVNSMSSFRTSSPSPNGHGHGHAHPLPPTQPKANPNLIAQLNARLNSKQQQQHHQQQHASDGIYGNQHQLGGESIYTRSGLSMSQPQQQQHYDAAAPILSMRQAQQQQQQYQHLQQQHYTCPPPLEDPPPPPIYNAGASATMPKKMARPHAGQSAASQLSAYAAGSATATLPKNMMQQQQRLQQQQQQQHQQYQQPAGMGNGNGHVNQRPQLPLPQQQMQQQQKLRAAQQQHLAEQQQQQQQRQPPIPSRHSSVQQKIFVSTNPFIQTTAVKFHSPSASPTCGSPVTGSGSVSSASIYATTARGNHHHQQQHQQQIHHPQQQQHQQQQHYYREVAGGNSNGGAAYYNHNNAHGHGHANANAHANVHAHAHMSHAQAHHPNYATSTNIEKTGSIRAKTKAEFLENLNAKLAKQGMSGRAFAVRNLINSKALMYQNPQNLSRPSAQYRRPPTYPNTTTTTSTTATTTTAIGTGTGHCDEQC